A part of Miscanthus floridulus cultivar M001 chromosome 6, ASM1932011v1, whole genome shotgun sequence genomic DNA contains:
- the LOC136456923 gene encoding uncharacterized protein isoform X8, whose product MASGQIDSVNPPGAAANASGSHMASGSIDSVNPPGAAANASRRLGSILLDRQRVYITNGNRSNLTTATAASKGDYVVSVSFWMAEPPGISCFSVYCYMPPPDPTPRDFTALPHVVGADGRFVLLRAQFYSHYGKDEYFMYKAGGYGESPSLEWVPLPDDDNMGTALGRVSEFGVVLGEHRDHYLLAALCDAPDAPADYHLRIYSSETKAWSTRTLLNPCPGVRKIIPDKVIALGEGSLGWVDFSCGLVACDVRQDPPVVRFIPLPEPLPGNRDKVEASLPIPRAAARSFRDLVCFSGVLKFFEMERHMTEEPNDPTDKDVLYDSDLIMSLKRNGVDEKKPKSRDCWRAVTWSRTVCSNFWRKECTLSGDDILVDKTKHSALVSRLRGKACGKLTLSDLYSAFPTLRTDGDDILYLMSVAEPDDRSGWVVAVDLGNRTVKAAVACSFEEHDPSNQVFRPCTLSRYLNMTPVSCYLLESEGTEVSACRKMVRMGSSANNRKNASIHAVRPLPQLLYRPECFPHIEKHPEMKRLRSILAMATERTKRARNEAHSIVQNDHVSEVQPVQTNLQCVNKLDQPLNPVYEQQPSPSNKPLVDFHPLKTA is encoded by the exons ATGGCGTCCGGGCAGATCGACTCCGTCAATCCCCCCGGCGCCGCCGCCAACGCCTCCGGATCCCACATGGCATCCGGGTCGATCGATTCCGTCAATCCCCCCGGCGCCGCCGCCAACGCCTCCCGCCGGCTGGGCTCGATTCTCCTCGACCGTCAGCGGGTCTACATCACCAACGGCAATAGAAGTAACCTGACCACGGCCACTGCCGCATCGAAGGGAGACTATGTCGTATCCGTCTCCTTCTGGATGGCGGAGCCACCGGGTATCTCCTGCTTCTCCGTGTACTGCTACATGCCGCCCCCCGACCCTACGCCCCGCGACTTTACTGCTCTGCCTCACGTGGTTGGCGCGGACGGCCGCTTTGTCCTTCTGCGCGCCCAGTTCTACTCCCACTACGGTAAGGATGAGTACTTCATGTACAAGGCCGGCGGCTACGGCGAGTCGCCGTCGCTCGAATGGGTTCCGCTTCCCGACGACGACAACATGGGCACCGCTCTGGGCAGGGTCTCGGAGTTCGGCGTTGTGCTCGGTGAACACAGGGATCATTACCTCTTGGCTGCTCTATGTGACGCCCCTGATGCCCCCGCAGACTATCACCTTCGAATCTACTCGTCCGAGACCAAAGCATGGAGCACTAGGACACTGCTCAATCCATGCCCCGGAGTACGGAAGATTATACCTGATAAGGTGATCGCGCTTGGAGAAGGCTCACTAGGTTGGGTTGATTTCTCATGCGGCTTGGTGGCATGTGACGTGCGTCAAGATCCCCCTGTTGTTCGTTTCATACCATTGCCCGAGCCATTGCCTGGAAACAGAGACAAAGTTGAAGCATCCCTCCCAATCCCAAGAGCTGCTGCAAGGTCGTTCCGGGATCTGGTATGTTTCAGTGGGGTGCTCAAGTTTTTTGAGATGGAGCGTCACATGACTGAAGAGCCTAACGACCCCACTGACAAGGATGTTCTGTACGATTCAGACTTAATCATGTCGCTCAAGCGCAATGGCGTGGATGAGAAGAAGCCCAAGTCAAGGGATTGTTGGAGGGCCGTGACCTGGAGTCGGACGGTTTGCTCAAACTTTTGGCGCAAGGAATGCACTCTTAGTGGTGATGACATCTTGGTCGACAAAACAAAGCATTCGGCATTGGTGTCAAGGCTAAGGGGCAAAGCTTGCGGGAAGTTGACACTCAGTGACCTGTACTCGGCTTTCCCCACCCTGCGCACTGATGGTGACGATATTCTTTACCTCATGTCCGTGGCGGAACCTGATGATCGGAGTGGATGGGTGGTGGCTGTTGACCTCGGAAACAGGACTGTCAAAGCAGCTGTAGCGTGTTCTTTCGAGGAACATGACCCTTCCAACCAAGTTTTCCGTCCCTGTACATTGTCCCGGTATCTGAACATGACTCCAGTTAGTTGTTACCTGCTCGAATCTGAAG GCACTGAAGTCTCGGCATGTCGCAAGATGGTACGGATGGGGAGCTCTGCCAATAATAGAAAGAATGCATCG ATCCATGCTGTCAGGCCACTTCCACAATTGCTCTACAG GCCAGAGTGTTTTCCACATATTGAAAAGCACCCTGAAATGAAGCGGCTGCGCAG TATCCTGGCCATGGCTACTGAGAGAACCAAGCGTGCACGAAATGAAGCCCACAGTATTGTTCAGAATGATCATGTTTCAGAAGTCCAACCTGTTCAAACCAATCTG CAATGCGTCAACAAGCTGGATCAGCCCCTCAACCCTGTGTATGAACAGCAGCCATCACCATCCAACAAGCCGCTCGTCGATTTTCATCCTCTTAAG actgCCTAG
- the LOC136456923 gene encoding uncharacterized protein isoform X3, with product MASGQIDSVNPPGAAANASGSHMASGSIDSVNPPGAAANASRRLGSILLDRQRVYITNGNRSNLTTATAASKGDYVVSVSFWMAEPPGISCFSVYCYMPPPDPTPRDFTALPHVVGADGRFVLLRAQFYSHYGKDEYFMYKAGGYGESPSLEWVPLPDDDNMGTALGRVSEFGVVLGEHRDHYLLAALCDAPDAPADYHLRIYSSETKAWSTRTLLNPCPGVRKIIPDKVIALGEGSLGWVDFSCGLVACDVRQDPPVVRFIPLPEPLPGNRDKVEASLPIPRAAARSFRDLVCFSGVLKFFEMERHMTEEPNDPTDKDVLYDSDLIMSLKRNGVDEKKPKSRDCWRAVTWSRTVCSNFWRKECTLSGDDILVDKTKHSALVSRLRGKACGKLTLSDLYSAFPTLRTDGDDILYLMSVAEPDDRSGWVVAVDLGNRTVKAAVACSFEEHDPSNQVFRPCTLSRYLNMTPVSCYLLESEGTEVSACRKMVRMGSSANNRKNASIHAVRPLPQLLYRPECFPHIEKHPEMKRLRSILAMATERTKRARNEAHSIVQNDHVSEVQPVQTNLTPQQCVNKLDQPLNPVYEQQPSPSNKPLVDFHPLKDLSEWRGNYRRADRNQLERGKNHRHWIRV from the exons ATGGCGTCCGGGCAGATCGACTCCGTCAATCCCCCCGGCGCCGCCGCCAACGCCTCCGGATCCCACATGGCATCCGGGTCGATCGATTCCGTCAATCCCCCCGGCGCCGCCGCCAACGCCTCCCGCCGGCTGGGCTCGATTCTCCTCGACCGTCAGCGGGTCTACATCACCAACGGCAATAGAAGTAACCTGACCACGGCCACTGCCGCATCGAAGGGAGACTATGTCGTATCCGTCTCCTTCTGGATGGCGGAGCCACCGGGTATCTCCTGCTTCTCCGTGTACTGCTACATGCCGCCCCCCGACCCTACGCCCCGCGACTTTACTGCTCTGCCTCACGTGGTTGGCGCGGACGGCCGCTTTGTCCTTCTGCGCGCCCAGTTCTACTCCCACTACGGTAAGGATGAGTACTTCATGTACAAGGCCGGCGGCTACGGCGAGTCGCCGTCGCTCGAATGGGTTCCGCTTCCCGACGACGACAACATGGGCACCGCTCTGGGCAGGGTCTCGGAGTTCGGCGTTGTGCTCGGTGAACACAGGGATCATTACCTCTTGGCTGCTCTATGTGACGCCCCTGATGCCCCCGCAGACTATCACCTTCGAATCTACTCGTCCGAGACCAAAGCATGGAGCACTAGGACACTGCTCAATCCATGCCCCGGAGTACGGAAGATTATACCTGATAAGGTGATCGCGCTTGGAGAAGGCTCACTAGGTTGGGTTGATTTCTCATGCGGCTTGGTGGCATGTGACGTGCGTCAAGATCCCCCTGTTGTTCGTTTCATACCATTGCCCGAGCCATTGCCTGGAAACAGAGACAAAGTTGAAGCATCCCTCCCAATCCCAAGAGCTGCTGCAAGGTCGTTCCGGGATCTGGTATGTTTCAGTGGGGTGCTCAAGTTTTTTGAGATGGAGCGTCACATGACTGAAGAGCCTAACGACCCCACTGACAAGGATGTTCTGTACGATTCAGACTTAATCATGTCGCTCAAGCGCAATGGCGTGGATGAGAAGAAGCCCAAGTCAAGGGATTGTTGGAGGGCCGTGACCTGGAGTCGGACGGTTTGCTCAAACTTTTGGCGCAAGGAATGCACTCTTAGTGGTGATGACATCTTGGTCGACAAAACAAAGCATTCGGCATTGGTGTCAAGGCTAAGGGGCAAAGCTTGCGGGAAGTTGACACTCAGTGACCTGTACTCGGCTTTCCCCACCCTGCGCACTGATGGTGACGATATTCTTTACCTCATGTCCGTGGCGGAACCTGATGATCGGAGTGGATGGGTGGTGGCTGTTGACCTCGGAAACAGGACTGTCAAAGCAGCTGTAGCGTGTTCTTTCGAGGAACATGACCCTTCCAACCAAGTTTTCCGTCCCTGTACATTGTCCCGGTATCTGAACATGACTCCAGTTAGTTGTTACCTGCTCGAATCTGAAG GCACTGAAGTCTCGGCATGTCGCAAGATGGTACGGATGGGGAGCTCTGCCAATAATAGAAAGAATGCATCG ATCCATGCTGTCAGGCCACTTCCACAATTGCTCTACAG GCCAGAGTGTTTTCCACATATTGAAAAGCACCCTGAAATGAAGCGGCTGCGCAG TATCCTGGCCATGGCTACTGAGAGAACCAAGCGTGCACGAAATGAAGCCCACAGTATTGTTCAGAATGATCATGTTTCAGAAGTCCAACCTGTTCAAACCAATCTG ACACCGCAGCAATGCGTCAACAAGCTGGATCAGCCCCTCAACCCTGTGTATGAACAGCAGCCATCACCATCCAACAAGCCGCTCGTCGATTTTCATCCTCTTAAG
- the LOC136456923 gene encoding uncharacterized protein isoform X7, producing the protein MASGQIDSVNPPGAAANASGSHMASGSIDSVNPPGAAANASRRLGSILLDRQRVYITNGNRSNLTTATAASKGDYVVSVSFWMAEPPGISCFSVYCYMPPPDPTPRDFTALPHVVGADGRFVLLRAQFYSHYGKDEYFMYKAGGYGESPSLEWVPLPDDDNMGTALGRVSEFGVVLGEHRDHYLLAALCDAPDAPADYHLRIYSSETKAWSTRTLLNPCPGVRKIIPDKVIALGEGSLGWVDFSCGLVACDVRQDPPVVRFIPLPEPLPGNRDKVEASLPIPRAAARSFRDLVCFSGVLKFFEMERHMTEEPNDPTDKDVLYDSDLIMSLKRNGVDEKKPKSRDCWRAVTWSRTVCSNFWRKECTLSGDDILVDKTKHSALVSRLRGKACGKLTLSDLYSAFPTLRTDGDDILYLMSVAEPDDRSGWVVAVDLGNRTVKAAVACSFEEHDPSNQVFRPCTLSRYLNMTPVSCYLLESEGTEVSACRKMVRMGSSANNRKNASIHAVRPLPQLLYRPECFPHIEKHPEMKRLRSILAMATERTKRARNEAHSIVQNDHVSEVQPVQTNLTPQQCVNKLDQPLNPVYEQQPSPSNKPLVDFHPLKTA; encoded by the exons ATGGCGTCCGGGCAGATCGACTCCGTCAATCCCCCCGGCGCCGCCGCCAACGCCTCCGGATCCCACATGGCATCCGGGTCGATCGATTCCGTCAATCCCCCCGGCGCCGCCGCCAACGCCTCCCGCCGGCTGGGCTCGATTCTCCTCGACCGTCAGCGGGTCTACATCACCAACGGCAATAGAAGTAACCTGACCACGGCCACTGCCGCATCGAAGGGAGACTATGTCGTATCCGTCTCCTTCTGGATGGCGGAGCCACCGGGTATCTCCTGCTTCTCCGTGTACTGCTACATGCCGCCCCCCGACCCTACGCCCCGCGACTTTACTGCTCTGCCTCACGTGGTTGGCGCGGACGGCCGCTTTGTCCTTCTGCGCGCCCAGTTCTACTCCCACTACGGTAAGGATGAGTACTTCATGTACAAGGCCGGCGGCTACGGCGAGTCGCCGTCGCTCGAATGGGTTCCGCTTCCCGACGACGACAACATGGGCACCGCTCTGGGCAGGGTCTCGGAGTTCGGCGTTGTGCTCGGTGAACACAGGGATCATTACCTCTTGGCTGCTCTATGTGACGCCCCTGATGCCCCCGCAGACTATCACCTTCGAATCTACTCGTCCGAGACCAAAGCATGGAGCACTAGGACACTGCTCAATCCATGCCCCGGAGTACGGAAGATTATACCTGATAAGGTGATCGCGCTTGGAGAAGGCTCACTAGGTTGGGTTGATTTCTCATGCGGCTTGGTGGCATGTGACGTGCGTCAAGATCCCCCTGTTGTTCGTTTCATACCATTGCCCGAGCCATTGCCTGGAAACAGAGACAAAGTTGAAGCATCCCTCCCAATCCCAAGAGCTGCTGCAAGGTCGTTCCGGGATCTGGTATGTTTCAGTGGGGTGCTCAAGTTTTTTGAGATGGAGCGTCACATGACTGAAGAGCCTAACGACCCCACTGACAAGGATGTTCTGTACGATTCAGACTTAATCATGTCGCTCAAGCGCAATGGCGTGGATGAGAAGAAGCCCAAGTCAAGGGATTGTTGGAGGGCCGTGACCTGGAGTCGGACGGTTTGCTCAAACTTTTGGCGCAAGGAATGCACTCTTAGTGGTGATGACATCTTGGTCGACAAAACAAAGCATTCGGCATTGGTGTCAAGGCTAAGGGGCAAAGCTTGCGGGAAGTTGACACTCAGTGACCTGTACTCGGCTTTCCCCACCCTGCGCACTGATGGTGACGATATTCTTTACCTCATGTCCGTGGCGGAACCTGATGATCGGAGTGGATGGGTGGTGGCTGTTGACCTCGGAAACAGGACTGTCAAAGCAGCTGTAGCGTGTTCTTTCGAGGAACATGACCCTTCCAACCAAGTTTTCCGTCCCTGTACATTGTCCCGGTATCTGAACATGACTCCAGTTAGTTGTTACCTGCTCGAATCTGAAG GCACTGAAGTCTCGGCATGTCGCAAGATGGTACGGATGGGGAGCTCTGCCAATAATAGAAAGAATGCATCG ATCCATGCTGTCAGGCCACTTCCACAATTGCTCTACAG GCCAGAGTGTTTTCCACATATTGAAAAGCACCCTGAAATGAAGCGGCTGCGCAG TATCCTGGCCATGGCTACTGAGAGAACCAAGCGTGCACGAAATGAAGCCCACAGTATTGTTCAGAATGATCATGTTTCAGAAGTCCAACCTGTTCAAACCAATCTG ACACCGCAGCAATGCGTCAACAAGCTGGATCAGCCCCTCAACCCTGTGTATGAACAGCAGCCATCACCATCCAACAAGCCGCTCGTCGATTTTCATCCTCTTAAG actgCCTAG
- the LOC136456923 gene encoding uncharacterized protein isoform X9, which translates to MASGQIDSVNPPGAAANASGSHMASGSIDSVNPPGAAANASRRLGSILLDRQRVYITNGNRSNLTTATAASKGDYVVSVSFWMAEPPGISCFSVYCYMPPPDPTPRDFTALPHVVGADGRFVLLRAQFYSHYGKDEYFMYKAGGYGESPSLEWVPLPDDDNMGTALGRVSEFGVVLGEHRDHYLLAALCDAPDAPADYHLRIYSSETKAWSTRTLLNPCPGVRKIIPDKVIALGEGSLGWVDFSCGLVACDVRQDPPVVRFIPLPEPLPGNRDKVEASLPIPRAAARSFRDLVCFSGVLKFFEMERHMTEEPNDPTDKDVLYDSDLIMSLKRNGVDEKKPKSRDCWRAVTWSRTVCSNFWRKECTLSGDDILVDKTKHSALVSRLRGKACGKLTLSDLYSAFPTLRTDGDDILYLMSVAEPDDRSGWVVAVDLGNRTVKAAVACSFEEHDPSNQVFRPCTLSRYLNMTPVSCYLLESEGTEVSACRKMVRMGSSANNRKNASIHAVRPLPQLLYRPECFPHIEKHPEMKRLRSILAMATERTKRARNEAHSIVQNDHVSEVQPVQTNLQCVNKLDQPLNPVYEQQPSPSNKPLVDFHPLKV; encoded by the exons ATGGCGTCCGGGCAGATCGACTCCGTCAATCCCCCCGGCGCCGCCGCCAACGCCTCCGGATCCCACATGGCATCCGGGTCGATCGATTCCGTCAATCCCCCCGGCGCCGCCGCCAACGCCTCCCGCCGGCTGGGCTCGATTCTCCTCGACCGTCAGCGGGTCTACATCACCAACGGCAATAGAAGTAACCTGACCACGGCCACTGCCGCATCGAAGGGAGACTATGTCGTATCCGTCTCCTTCTGGATGGCGGAGCCACCGGGTATCTCCTGCTTCTCCGTGTACTGCTACATGCCGCCCCCCGACCCTACGCCCCGCGACTTTACTGCTCTGCCTCACGTGGTTGGCGCGGACGGCCGCTTTGTCCTTCTGCGCGCCCAGTTCTACTCCCACTACGGTAAGGATGAGTACTTCATGTACAAGGCCGGCGGCTACGGCGAGTCGCCGTCGCTCGAATGGGTTCCGCTTCCCGACGACGACAACATGGGCACCGCTCTGGGCAGGGTCTCGGAGTTCGGCGTTGTGCTCGGTGAACACAGGGATCATTACCTCTTGGCTGCTCTATGTGACGCCCCTGATGCCCCCGCAGACTATCACCTTCGAATCTACTCGTCCGAGACCAAAGCATGGAGCACTAGGACACTGCTCAATCCATGCCCCGGAGTACGGAAGATTATACCTGATAAGGTGATCGCGCTTGGAGAAGGCTCACTAGGTTGGGTTGATTTCTCATGCGGCTTGGTGGCATGTGACGTGCGTCAAGATCCCCCTGTTGTTCGTTTCATACCATTGCCCGAGCCATTGCCTGGAAACAGAGACAAAGTTGAAGCATCCCTCCCAATCCCAAGAGCTGCTGCAAGGTCGTTCCGGGATCTGGTATGTTTCAGTGGGGTGCTCAAGTTTTTTGAGATGGAGCGTCACATGACTGAAGAGCCTAACGACCCCACTGACAAGGATGTTCTGTACGATTCAGACTTAATCATGTCGCTCAAGCGCAATGGCGTGGATGAGAAGAAGCCCAAGTCAAGGGATTGTTGGAGGGCCGTGACCTGGAGTCGGACGGTTTGCTCAAACTTTTGGCGCAAGGAATGCACTCTTAGTGGTGATGACATCTTGGTCGACAAAACAAAGCATTCGGCATTGGTGTCAAGGCTAAGGGGCAAAGCTTGCGGGAAGTTGACACTCAGTGACCTGTACTCGGCTTTCCCCACCCTGCGCACTGATGGTGACGATATTCTTTACCTCATGTCCGTGGCGGAACCTGATGATCGGAGTGGATGGGTGGTGGCTGTTGACCTCGGAAACAGGACTGTCAAAGCAGCTGTAGCGTGTTCTTTCGAGGAACATGACCCTTCCAACCAAGTTTTCCGTCCCTGTACATTGTCCCGGTATCTGAACATGACTCCAGTTAGTTGTTACCTGCTCGAATCTGAAG GCACTGAAGTCTCGGCATGTCGCAAGATGGTACGGATGGGGAGCTCTGCCAATAATAGAAAGAATGCATCG ATCCATGCTGTCAGGCCACTTCCACAATTGCTCTACAG GCCAGAGTGTTTTCCACATATTGAAAAGCACCCTGAAATGAAGCGGCTGCGCAG TATCCTGGCCATGGCTACTGAGAGAACCAAGCGTGCACGAAATGAAGCCCACAGTATTGTTCAGAATGATCATGTTTCAGAAGTCCAACCTGTTCAAACCAATCTG CAATGCGTCAACAAGCTGGATCAGCCCCTCAACCCTGTGTATGAACAGCAGCCATCACCATCCAACAAGCCGCTCGTCGATTTTCATCCTCTTAAGGTATAA